One window of Salegentibacter sp. Hel_I_6 genomic DNA carries:
- a CDS encoding MarR family winged helix-turn-helix transcriptional regulator: MDDQQLKLNNQICFPIYSVSRLITKAYKPFLEEMGLTYPQYLVLLVLWENDKLSINQIGEKLLLNTNTLSPLIKRMEKMELLQRKRSDKDERSVLIQLTEKGKELKNTAIPIPEKLLNTLLTEDVTLTEIMLLKDTLNKWSDILSEKQSNK; this comes from the coding sequence ATGGATGATCAACAATTAAAATTGAACAATCAGATCTGCTTTCCAATTTATTCGGTTTCCAGATTAATAACGAAAGCTTATAAACCCTTTCTGGAAGAAATGGGTTTAACTTATCCTCAGTACCTGGTATTATTGGTACTCTGGGAAAATGATAAATTATCGATCAATCAAATTGGCGAAAAATTATTGCTAAACACCAATACCCTTTCTCCGCTTATTAAACGAATGGAGAAAATGGAGCTGCTGCAGCGTAAACGCTCTGATAAAGATGAGAGAAGTGTATTAATTCAGCTTACAGAAAAAGGAAAAGAATTAAAAAATACGGCGATCCCAATTCCTGAAAAGCTTCTAAATACTCTATTGACAGAAGATGTAACGCTAACAGAAATAATGCTTTTGAAAGATACGCTGAATAAATGGTCGGATATTCTTTCAGAAAAGCAGAGTAATAAATAG